In the genome of Streptococcus oralis, one region contains:
- a CDS encoding EXLDI protein, whose amino-acid sequence MKYEEIKLNISNDKISNYKVFKGMKLYSEIFKSEDEKKLINKRVFVTPKGNYVYYERTDINWNYWSDKTRYDSSFELSDIKHNIVFEVSTELTKFTKYLGEEVVKKIMFKEKNGEIVEVLDI is encoded by the coding sequence ATGAAGTATGAAGAAATTAAATTAAATATTTCAAATGATAAAATTAGCAATTACAAAGTATTTAAAGGGATGAAGCTGTATTCTGAAATATTTAAATCCGAAGATGAAAAGAAGTTAATAAATAAAAGAGTATTTGTAACTCCAAAAGGAAACTATGTTTATTATGAAAGGACAGATATAAATTGGAACTATTGGTCAGATAAAACAAGATATGATTCGAGTTTTGAATTAAGTGATATAAAACATAATATAGTATTTGAAGTATCAACAGAATTGACTAAGTTTACAAAATATTTAGGAGAAGAAGTAGTCAAAAAAATTATGTTTAAAGAAAAAAATGGAGAAATAGTAGAGGTACTGGATATTTAG
- a CDS encoding bifunctional riboflavin kinase/FAD synthetase, protein MITTVPIKNEKDIAVPGKTVLVLGYFDGIHKGHQKLFEVASKASMKDYLPVVVMTFTESPKLALQPYQPELMLHIVNHEEREHKMKWHGVEALFLLDFSSRFASLTGQEFFDTYVRALKPAVIVAGFDYTFGSDKKTADDLKDYFDGEIIIVPSVEDEKGKISSTRIRQAILDGDVREAGHLLGTPLPTRGMVVHGNARGRTIGYPTANLVLRDRTYMPADGVYVVDVEVQRQRYRGMASVGKNVTFDGEEPRFEVNIFDFSDDIYGETVMVYWLDRVRDMVKFDSIEELVDQLQKDEEIARNWKDGE, encoded by the coding sequence ATGATTACAACAGTACCTATTAAGAACGAAAAAGACATTGCAGTACCGGGAAAAACAGTCCTTGTACTAGGTTATTTTGATGGCATCCACAAGGGGCATCAGAAACTTTTTGAAGTGGCCAGTAAGGCTTCGATGAAGGATTATCTGCCAGTTGTCGTGATGACCTTTACAGAGTCGCCAAAACTTGCCTTACAACCTTACCAACCCGAGCTCATGCTTCACATCGTCAATCACGAGGAACGGGAGCACAAGATGAAATGGCATGGAGTAGAGGCTCTTTTCTTACTTGACTTTAGTAGCAGGTTTGCTAGCTTAACAGGGCAAGAATTCTTTGATACCTATGTTAGAGCTTTAAAACCAGCTGTCATTGTGGCAGGATTTGACTACACGTTTGGTTCAGACAAGAAGACTGCGGATGACCTGAAGGATTATTTTGATGGAGAGATTATCATTGTTCCTTCGGTCGAGGACGAAAAGGGAAAGATCAGTTCCACACGGATTCGCCAAGCTATCCTTGATGGTGATGTGAGGGAGGCAGGTCACTTGCTTGGCACACCGCTCCCAACCCGTGGGATGGTCGTTCACGGAAATGCTCGTGGGCGTACTATCGGTTATCCAACAGCCAATCTAGTCCTGAGAGATCGAACTTATATGCCAGCAGACGGTGTTTACGTAGTCGATGTAGAAGTACAACGTCAGAGATATCGTGGGATGGCAAGTGTTGGGAAAAATGTTACTTTCGATGGAGAAGAGCCACGTTTTGAAGTCAATATTTTTGACTTTTCAGATGATATTTATGGTGAGACAGTCATGGTCTACTGGCTAGACCGTGTCCGAGATATGGTCAAATTTGACTCCATCGAAGAGCTCGTAGACCAACTCCAGAAAGACGAAGAGATTGCTCGGAACTGGAAGGATGGAGAGTAG
- a CDS encoding AbrB family transcriptional regulator — protein sequence MVVKTRKQGNSITITIPSEFNIPSGVNYEAKLLPSGEIIFTPEELDHQVSYVSDDAFDLKLDTIFDEYDDVFKALVEK from the coding sequence ATGGTAGTAAAAACAAGAAAGCAAGGAAATTCAATCACCATTACGATTCCAAGCGAGTTCAATATTCCAAGTGGTGTTAATTACGAAGCAAAATTGTTACCAAGTGGCGAAATTATCTTTACTCCTGAAGAATTGGATCATCAGGTTTCTTATGTTTCTGATGATGCCTTTGACTTGAAATTGGATACAATTTTTGATGAATACGACGATGTTTTCAAAGCTTTGGTGGAAAAATGA
- a CDS encoding DNA alkylation repair protein, with the protein MKEYIASLEKEFSLIENGFKEEEKRALTDYKANDNEYAKNLAFLAYKSDTYQVRMYGVFLFGYLSEQADILAFMRDEVSKDDNWRVQEVLAKAFDEFCKKIGYEKALPIIDEWLKNNNPNTRRAVTEGLRIWTSRPYFKDNPNEAIERIANLKEDASEYVRKSVGNALRDISKKFPELIKIELDSWKLESKKIQQVYKLASKLIV; encoded by the coding sequence TTGAAAGAATATATTGCGAGTTTAGAAAAAGAGTTTTCTTTGATAGAAAATGGTTTCAAAGAGGAAGAGAAAAGAGCCTTAACTGATTATAAAGCTAATGATAATGAATATGCTAAGAATTTGGCATTTTTAGCATATAAATCTGATACCTATCAAGTAAGAATGTACGGTGTATTTCTTTTTGGATATTTATCAGAACAAGCTGATATTTTAGCATTTATGAGAGATGAAGTTTCCAAGGATGACAATTGGAGAGTTCAGGAAGTATTGGCAAAGGCATTTGATGAATTTTGCAAGAAAATAGGATATGAAAAAGCACTTCCAATAATTGATGAATGGTTAAAAAACAATAATCCTAATACAAGGAGAGCAGTTACAGAGGGGTTAAGAATATGGACAAGTAGACCATATTTCAAAGATAATCCGAATGAAGCTATTGAAAGAATTGCAAACTTAAAAGAAGATGCAAGCGAATATGTGAGAAAATCTGTTGGAAATGCTTTAAGGGACATTAGTAAGAAATTTCCAGAGTTGATTAAAATTGAGCTTGATAGCTGGAAATTAGAAAGTAAAAAGATACAACAGGTTTACAAATTGGCAAGTAAATTGATTGTATGA
- the smc gene encoding chromosome segregation protein SMC encodes MYLKEIEIQGFKSFADKTKVVFDQGVTAVVGPNGSGKSNITESLRWALGESSVKSLRGGKMPDVIFAGTESRKPLNYASVVVTLDNEDGFIKDAGQVIKVERHIYRSGDSEYRIDGKKVRLRDVHDLFLDTGLGRDSFSIISQGKVEEIFNSKPEERRAIFEEAAGVLKYKTRRKETESKLQQTQDNLDRLEDIIYELDNQIKPLAKQAENARKFLDLDGQRKAIYLDVLVAQIKENKAELELTEEELTQVQELLTSYYQKREELEEENQSLKKKRQDLQAQMSKDQGSLMDLTNLISDLERKLALSKLESEQVALNQQEAQARLASLEDKRKTLSTEKAEKEANLAQLEESLAENNKELNRLEAELLAFSDDPDQMIEILRERFVALLQEEADVSNQLTRIENELENSRQLSQKQADQLEKLKEQLATAKEKASQQKSELETAKEQVQKLLADYQAGAKEQEEKKVSYQAQQSQLFDRLDSLKNKQARAQSLENILRNHSNFYAGVKSVLQEKDCLGGIIGAVSEHLTFDVHYQTALEIALGASSQHIIVEDENAATKAIDFLKRNRAGRATFLPLTTIKARTISSQNQDVIASSPGFLGMADELVSFDKRLEAIFKNLLATTAIFDTVEHARAAARQVRYQVRMVTLDGTELRTGGSYAGGANRQNNSIFIKPELEQLQKEIAEEEASLRSEEETLKTLQDEMAVLTERLEAIKSQGEQARIQEQGLSLAYQQTNQQVEELETLWKLQEEELNRLSEGDWQADKEKCQERLATIASEKQNLEAEIEEIKSNKNAIQERYQNLQEQVAQARLLKSELQGQKRYEVTDIERLGKELDNLDIEQEEIQRILQEKVDNLEKVDTDLLSQQVEEAKTQKSNLQQGLIRKQFELDDIEGQLDDIASHLDQARQQNEEWIRKQTRAEAKKEKVSERLRYLQAQLTDQYQISYTEALEKAHELENLNLAEQEVKDLEKAIRSLGPVNLDAIEQYEEVHDRLDFLNSQRDDILSAKNLLLETITEMNDEVKERFKSTFEAIRESFKVTFRQMFGGGQADLILTEGDLLTAGVEISVQPPGKKIQSLNLMSGGEKALSALALLFSIIRVKTIPFVILDEVEAALDEANVKRFGDYLNRFDKDSQFIVVTHRKGTMAAADSIYGVTMQESGVSKIVSVKLKDLEETVD; translated from the coding sequence ATGTATTTAAAGGAAATTGAGATCCAGGGATTCAAGTCCTTTGCTGACAAGACCAAGGTCGTCTTTGACCAAGGCGTGACAGCTGTCGTTGGGCCCAATGGTTCTGGGAAGTCAAATATTACAGAAAGTTTGCGTTGGGCCTTGGGGGAGTCCAGTGTTAAGAGTCTCCGTGGTGGCAAGATGCCCGATGTCATTTTTGCTGGGACCGAAAGTCGTAAGCCGCTCAATTATGCCTCTGTTGTCGTGACCTTGGATAATGAAGATGGTTTTATCAAGGATGCAGGGCAAGTCATTAAAGTAGAACGCCATATCTACCGTAGTGGAGATAGCGAGTATCGAATTGATGGCAAGAAAGTCCGTCTGCGTGATGTACACGACCTTTTCTTGGACACCGGTTTGGGACGGGATTCCTTCTCCATCATTTCCCAAGGGAAAGTTGAGGAGATTTTTAATTCCAAGCCAGAGGAACGCCGTGCTATTTTTGAAGAAGCAGCTGGAGTTTTAAAATACAAGACTCGTCGAAAAGAGACAGAGAGCAAACTGCAACAAACTCAAGACAATCTAGATCGCTTAGAGGACATTATCTATGAGTTGGACAATCAAATCAAGCCTCTTGCAAAACAAGCCGAGAATGCTCGCAAGTTTCTCGATCTGGATGGTCAACGCAAGGCTATTTACTTGGATGTACTGGTTGCCCAAATCAAGGAAAATAAGGCTGAACTAGAGCTGACGGAAGAAGAACTAACTCAGGTTCAGGAACTTTTGACGAGCTATTACCAAAAGCGTGAAGAGTTAGAAGAAGAAAATCAAAGTCTTAAAAAGAAACGCCAAGATCTCCAAGCTCAAATGTCTAAAGACCAAGGGAGCTTGATGGATCTGACGAATCTGATAAGTGATTTAGAGCGAAAATTAGCCCTATCGAAGTTGGAATCTGAGCAAGTTGCTCTCAATCAACAAGAAGCACAAGCTCGTTTGGCATCTTTAGAAGATAAGAGAAAGACTCTAAGTACAGAGAAGGCTGAAAAAGAAGCAAATCTGGCACAGTTAGAGGAAAGTCTAGCTGAAAACAACAAGGAACTCAATCGTTTAGAGGCAGAATTGCTAGCTTTTTCAGATGATCCTGACCAGATGATTGAGATCTTGCGTGAACGCTTTGTCGCTCTTTTACAAGAAGAAGCGGATGTCTCAAACCAGTTGACCCGCATCGAGAATGAACTAGAGAACAGCCGTCAGCTATCTCAAAAACAAGCAGATCAACTTGAGAAACTGAAAGAACAACTGGCTACAGCTAAAGAAAAGGCCAGTCAGCAAAAGTCTGAGCTTGAAACTGCCAAGGAGCAGGTTCAGAAATTATTGGCTGACTACCAAGCTGGTGCCAAGGAGCAAGAGGAAAAGAAAGTTTCTTACCAAGCCCAGCAGAGCCAACTCTTTGACCGTTTGGATAGTCTCAAAAACAAGCAGGCTAGAGCCCAAAGTTTGGAGAATATCCTTAGAAATCATAGCAACTTTTACGCGGGTGTTAAGAGTGTTCTCCAAGAAAAAGACTGTCTAGGTGGGATTATTGGTGCAGTCAGTGAGCATTTGACCTTTGATGTTCATTATCAAACTGCCCTAGAAATAGCGCTTGGAGCGAGCAGTCAGCACATCATCGTAGAAGATGAGAACGCAGCGACTAAGGCTATTGATTTCCTCAAGCGCAACAGAGCCGGTCGTGCAACCTTCCTTCCGTTGACGACTATCAAGGCTCGTACGATTTCTAGTCAGAATCAAGATGTTATCGCATCAAGTCCAGGCTTCCTTGGTATGGCTGATGAGTTGGTGTCGTTTGACAAGAGACTAGAAGCCATTTTCAAGAACTTGCTAGCTACTACGGCTATCTTTGACACCGTAGAACATGCGCGTGCAGCTGCTCGTCAAGTTCGTTACCAGGTTCGTATGGTGACACTGGATGGGACAGAGTTGCGCACAGGTGGTTCCTACGCGGGTGGTGCCAATCGTCAGAATAACAGTATCTTCATCAAGCCAGAGCTGGAGCAATTACAAAAAGAAATTGCTGAAGAAGAAGCAAGCCTGCGTTCAGAAGAAGAGACTTTGAAGACTTTGCAAGATGAGATGGCGGTATTAACAGAAAGATTAGAAGCCATCAAATCTCAGGGTGAGCAAGCTCGTATCCAGGAGCAAGGCTTGTCCCTCGCTTATCAACAAACCAATCAGCAAGTGGAAGAGTTAGAAACTCTTTGGAAACTTCAAGAAGAGGAATTAAATCGTCTTTCTGAAGGAGATTGGCAAGCGGATAAGGAAAAATGCCAAGAGCGCCTTGCTACTATCGCGAGTGAAAAGCAAAATCTAGAAGCTGAGATTGAAGAGATTAAGTCGAATAAAAACGCTATTCAAGAACGCTATCAAAACTTGCAGGAACAAGTAGCGCAAGCACGCTTGCTTAAGTCAGAACTACAAGGACAAAAGCGGTACGAAGTGACTGATATTGAACGTCTAGGTAAGGAACTGGATAATCTGGATATCGAACAAGAGGAAATCCAGCGTATCCTCCAAGAAAAGGTTGATAATCTTGAGAAGGTTGATACGGATCTGCTAAGTCAGCAAGTGGAAGAGGCCAAAACTCAGAAATCAAACCTCCAACAAGGTTTGATTCGTAAGCAGTTTGAGTTGGATGATATCGAAGGTCAGCTGGATGATATTGCCAGCCATTTGGACCAGGCTCGTCAGCAGAATGAGGAGTGGATTCGCAAACAAACACGTGCTGAAGCCAAGAAAGAAAAGGTCAGCGAACGCTTGCGCTATCTACAAGCTCAATTAACTGACCAGTACCAGATCAGCTACACTGAGGCTCTAGAAAAAGCGCATGAGTTGGAAAATCTCAATCTGGCAGAGCAAGAGGTTAAAGATCTTGAGAAGGCTATTCGCTCACTGGGTCCAGTCAATTTGGATGCTATTGAACAGTACGAAGAGGTCCATGACCGTTTGGATTTCCTAAATAGCCAACGAGATGATATTTTGTCTGCGAAAAACCTGCTTCTTGAGACAATCACAGAGATGAATGATGAAGTTAAGGAACGCTTTAAATCAACCTTTGAGGCTATTCGTGAGTCCTTTAAAGTGACTTTTAGACAGATGTTTGGCGGAGGTCAGGCAGACTTGATATTAACTGAGGGCGACCTTTTAACAGCTGGTGTAGAGATTTCTGTTCAACCACCAGGTAAGAAAATCCAGTCTCTCAACCTCATGAGTGGTGGTGAAAAAGCCCTATCGGCTCTGGCCTTGTTATTCTCTATCATTCGAGTCAAGACTATTCCTTTTGTTATCTTGGATGAGGTAGAGGCGGCACTTGATGAAGCCAATGTCAAACGTTTTGGGGATTATCTCAACCGCTTTGACAAGGATAGTCAGTTTATCGTCGTGACCCACCGTAAGGGAACCATGGCGGCAGCGGATTCTATCTATGGAGTTACCATGCAAGAATCAGGTGTGTCTAAAATTGTTTCGGTTAAGTTAAAAGACTTGGAAGAAACAGTAGACTAG
- a CDS encoding YdcP family protein, translating into MELKFVIPNMEKTFGNLEFAGEDKVVQRRINGRLTVLSRSYNLYSDVQRADDIVVVLPAEAGEKHFGFEERVKLVNPRITAEGYKIGTRGFTNYLLHADDMIKE; encoded by the coding sequence ATGGAACTTAAATTTGTGATTCCCAACATGGAAAAAACATTCGGCAATTTAGAATTTGCTGGCGAGGATAAAGTCGTTCAGCGAAGAATCAACGGACGGCTAACTGTCTTATCAAGAAGCTATAATCTCTATTCTGATGTTCAAAGAGCAGATGATATTGTGGTGGTGCTTCCTGCTGAAGCTGGCGAAAAACATTTCGGCTTTGAGGAACGTGTGAAGTTAGTCAATCCACGTATTACCGCAGAGGGCTACAAAATCGGCACTCGTGGTTTTACAAATTACCTTTTACATGCTGACGACATGATAAAAGAATAA
- a CDS encoding FtsK/SpoIIIE domain-containing protein — MKQRGKRIRPSGKDLVFHFTIASLLPVFLLVVGLFHVKTIQQINWQDFNLSQADKIDIPYLIISFSVAILICLLVAFVFKRVRYDTVKQLYHRQKLAKMILENKWYESEQVKTEGFFKDSAGRTKEKITYFPKMYYRLKNGLIQIRVEITLGKYQDQLLHLEKKLESGLYCELTDKELKDSYVEYTLLYDTIASRISIDEVEAKDGKLRLMKNVWWEYDKLPHMLIAGGTGGGKTYFILTLIEALLHTDSKLYILDPKNADLADLGSVMANVYYRKEDLLSCIETFYEEMMKRSEEMKQMKNYKTGKNYAYLGLPAHFLIFDEYVAFMEMLGTKENTAVMNKLKQIVMLGRQAGFFLILACQRPDAKYLGDGIRDQFNFRVALGRMSEMGYGMMFGSDVQKDFFLKRIKGRGYVDVGTSVISEFYTPLVPKGYDFLEEIKKLSNSRQSTQATCEAEVAGVD; from the coding sequence ATGAAACAGCGTGGTAAAAGGATTCGCCCATCTGGTAAAGATTTAGTCTTTCATTTTACGATAGCGTCACTCCTGCCTGTTTTCCTGCTGGTTGTCGGACTGTTTCATGTGAAGACAATCCAGCAGATCAACTGGCAGGATTTTAACCTATCACAAGCAGATAAGATTGACATTCCCTATTTAATTATCAGTTTCAGTGTCGCAATTCTTATCTGCTTGCTGGTAGCGTTTGTATTCAAACGGGTTCGCTATGATACGGTTAAACAACTTTACCACCGTCAAAAACTGGCAAAGATGATACTTGAAAACAAGTGGTATGAATCTGAACAGGTCAAAACAGAGGGTTTCTTTAAAGATAGTGCTGGTCGTACAAAGGAAAAGATAACCTACTTCCCTAAAATGTATTATCGACTTAAAAATGGCTTGATACAGATACGGGTGGAAATCACGCTGGGAAAATATCAAGACCAACTCTTACACTTGGAAAAGAAATTAGAGAGTGGCTTGTACTGTGAGCTGACGGATAAAGAGTTAAAGGATTCCTATGTGGAATATACTTTGCTCTATGACACCATAGCCAGTCGTATTTCTATTGATGAAGTAGAAGCTAAAGATGGTAAACTTCGCTTAATGAAAAACGTATGGTGGGAATATGATAAGCTCCCTCATATGTTGATTGCTGGTGGTACAGGTGGCGGTAAAACTTACTTTATACTGACACTGATTGAAGCCTTGCTTCATACAGATTCAAAACTGTATATTCTTGACCCGAAAAATGCTGACCTTGCGGACTTAGGTTCTGTGATGGCAAATGTCTACTATAGAAAAGAAGACTTGCTTTCTTGCATTGAAACATTCTATGAAGAAATGATGAAACGTAGTGAGGAAATGAAGCAGATGAAGAACTATAAGACTGGCAAAAATTATGCTTACTTAGGTCTCCCGGCACACTTCTTAATCTTTGATGAATACGTCGCTTTCATGGAAATGCTGGGAACAAAAGAAAACACCGCAGTTATGAATAAGCTGAAACAGATTGTCATGTTAGGTCGTCAAGCTGGCTTCTTTCTAATACTGGCTTGTCAACGTCCAGACGCAAAATATTTAGGCGACGGAATCCGTGATCAGTTTAATTTCAGAGTGGCTTTAGGTCGTATGTCTGAAATGGGCTATGGCATGATGTTTGGCAGTGACGTACAAAAGGATTTCTTCTTAAAGCGAATCAAAGGTCGTGGCTATGTTGATGTAGGAACAAGTGTCATATCAGAGTTTTATACTCCCCTTGTACCAAAAGGATATGATTTCTTGGAGGAAATTAAAAAGTTATCCAACAGCAGACAGTCCACGCAGGCGACGTGCGAAGCGGAAGTCGCAGGTGTGGACTGA
- a CDS encoding YdcP family protein: MMRLANGIVLDKDTTFGELKFSALRREVRIQNEDGSVSDEIKERTYDLKSKGQGRMIQVSIPASVPLKEFDYNARVELINPIADTVATATYQGADVDWYIKADDIVLTKDSSSFKAQPQAKKEPTQDK; encoded by the coding sequence ATGATGAGATTAGCAAATGGCATTGTATTAGATAAAGACACGACTTTTGGAGAATTGAAATTCTCTGCTCTACGTCGTGAAGTGAGAATCCAAAATGAAGACGGGTCGGTTTCAGATGAAATCAAGGAACGTACCTATGACTTAAAATCCAAAGGACAAGGACGCATGATTCAAGTAAGTATTCCTGCCAGCGTGCCTTTGAAAGAGTTTGATTATAACGCACGGGTGGAACTTATCAATCCCATTGCGGACACCGTTGCTACTGCCACCTATCAAGGAGCAGATGTTGACTGGTATATCAAGGCAGACGATATTGTGCTGACAAAGGATTCTAGTTCATTCAAAGCTCAACCACAAGCAAAGAAAGAACCGACACAAGACAAATAG
- a CDS encoding type II toxin-antitoxin system death-on-curing family toxin — translation MTVYLTEKQIEKINALVIQRYSPNEQIQTVSPSTLNMIVNLPEQFVFGKPLYPTIFDKATILFVQLIKKHVFANANKRTAFYVLVKFLQLNGYHFSVSVEEAVDMCVTIEVEALTDEKMISYSKWVSEHSIREKVKK, via the coding sequence ATGACAGTCTATCTAACAGAAAAGCAAATTGAAAAAATCAATGCTTTAGTAATTCAACGGTATTCTCCAAATGAGCAAATTCAAACAGTTAGTCCTTCAACTTTAAATATGATTGTGAACTTACCAGAACAATTTGTCTTTGGCAAACCTCTTTATCCAACAATTTTTGATAAAGCAACAATATTATTTGTCCAATTGATAAAGAAGCATGTTTTTGCCAATGCCAATAAACGAACAGCCTTTTATGTTTTGGTGAAATTTTTACAATTAAATGGTTATCACTTTTCTGTTTCTGTGGAAGAAGCGGTTGATATGTGTGTGACTATAGAGGTAGAAGCTTTAACTGATGAAAAAATGATAAGCTACTCTAAATGGGTTTCTGAACATTCTATCAGAGAAAAAGTCAAAAAGTAA